A stretch of the Paenibacillus dendritiformis genome encodes the following:
- a CDS encoding SpoVR family protein, with protein MTADDMQALHYAIDEITEIAAGFGLDFYPMRYEICPADIIYTFGAYGMPTRFNHWSFGKTFHKMKMQYDFGLSKIYELVINSNPCYAFLLEGNSLIQNKLIVAHVLAHCDFFKNNARFSNSNRNMVESMSATAERVMQYELEYGTQAVESFIDAVLAIQEHIDPQIVRPRTLDKQRYMELKMREQREGKPPGPPGAYDDLWALEEMKAAMRSASSRAEMADRRFPPEPEKDIVWFIQEFSPVLEDWQRDIMTMLRDEMLYFWPQMETKIMNEGWASYWHQRILRELDLTPEETLEYAKLNASVVQPSRHSLNPYYLGVKIFEDIEKRWDNPTQEERERFGRQPGQGRSKIFEVREFDSDQSFLRNYLTKQLTEELDLYIFEKKGPEWRITDKSWENIRDQLVYSRVNGGFPYLVVEDGDYHRNGELFLKHHYEGLELDLKYLERTLPYVYTLWGKAVHLETKVEEKIVLFTYDGKKVSRKFL; from the coding sequence ATGACAGCCGACGACATGCAGGCTCTGCACTATGCTATCGACGAGATTACCGAGATCGCGGCCGGCTTCGGTCTGGACTTCTATCCGATGCGCTACGAGATCTGCCCGGCCGACATCATCTACACATTCGGCGCTTACGGCATGCCGACCCGCTTCAATCATTGGAGCTTCGGGAAAACTTTTCATAAAATGAAGATGCAGTATGACTTCGGGTTGAGCAAAATCTACGAGCTCGTCATCAACTCCAACCCATGCTATGCCTTCCTGCTCGAGGGCAACTCGCTCATCCAGAATAAGCTGATCGTCGCGCATGTGCTGGCGCATTGCGATTTCTTCAAGAACAATGCCCGCTTCTCCAACTCGAACCGCAATATGGTTGAGAGCATGTCGGCGACGGCCGAGCGCGTCATGCAGTATGAGCTGGAATACGGGACGCAGGCGGTGGAGAGCTTCATCGATGCCGTGCTGGCGATCCAGGAGCATATCGACCCGCAGATCGTTCGGCCGCGGACGCTCGACAAGCAGCGCTATATGGAGCTGAAAATGCGCGAGCAGCGCGAAGGAAAGCCGCCCGGGCCGCCGGGAGCCTACGACGATCTGTGGGCGCTCGAGGAAATGAAGGCGGCGATGCGCTCCGCCTCGTCCCGGGCGGAGATGGCCGACCGCCGCTTCCCGCCGGAGCCGGAGAAGGACATCGTCTGGTTCATCCAGGAATTCTCCCCGGTGCTGGAGGATTGGCAGCGCGACATCATGACGATGCTGCGCGATGAGATGCTCTATTTCTGGCCGCAGATGGAGACCAAAATCATGAACGAGGGCTGGGCCTCGTATTGGCATCAGCGCATCCTGCGGGAGCTGGATCTGACGCCGGAGGAGACGCTGGAGTACGCGAAGCTGAACGCGTCCGTCGTGCAGCCGTCGCGCCACAGCCTGAATCCCTATTATTTGGGCGTGAAAATATTCGAGGATATCGAGAAGCGGTGGGATAACCCGACGCAGGAGGAGCGCGAGCGGTTCGGCCGCCAGCCGGGACAGGGCCGGTCCAAAATTTTCGAGGTGCGCGAATTCGACTCTGACCAATCGTTCCTGCGCAATTACTTAACGAAGCAACTGACGGAAGAGCTGGACCTGTACATTTTCGAGAAAAAGGGCCCGGAGTGGAGAATTACGGATAAATCCTGGGAGAACATCCGCGATCAGCTCGTCTACTCGCGCGTCAACGGCGGCTTCCCTTACCTCGTCGTCGAGGACGGCGACTACCACCGGAACGGCGAGCTGTTCCTGAAGCATCACTATGAAGGGCTGGAGCTCGATCTGAAATATCTCGAACGGACGCTGCCGTATGTCTACACCTTATGGGGCAAGGCCGTCCACCTCGAGACGAAGGTCGAGGAAAAGATCGTTCTGTTCACCTATGACGGGAAAAAGGTGTCGCGGAAGTTTTTGTGA
- a CDS encoding type I restriction endonuclease subunit R, with protein MTKIPHHNEAEVERRLIEVLGEGRNQWNYRPDLKSEEDLWKNLRQKITQNNLSEIGDHPISDKEFDAIKTELLSKTKTPFDAARWLKGENGIARITIEREDVSLGSMSLVLYSNQDIGGGISTYEVVHQIAKQKANVDDRDRRFDVTLLINGLPIVQIELKQVSAKDGVFQAYKQIKKYAEEGMFRNNIFSTLQVFVISNEQTTRYFANAMPKDMHKKFVFSWRTTDNRKVENLYEFVKQVLNIPDAHRLIANYTIVSEDQDNKTLMVLQPYQIHAIEALFTSAMKHQSGFVWHATGSGKTLTSFVSTKLLARKPGVDRTIMLIDRKDLDNQTTTEFTKFASEFNTGLSSGNAKSNSLIVGTGSAKELSNTLLSDANSNTVIITTRQKLETALRYAQRQEEQKGTQRFKKLLGQHIVFVVDECHRALSAEGMEVIKGFFPNSTWFGFTGTPIFNENKKQAKGQLARTTRDQYGEVLHTYTIKNALDDGAVLGFQVEHEDTIEPTSLNNYIFNQLRLNEKYADFSSDEINDMIDQMDAIEKEAYLEPSTFERDEHIQKVIHKIFRPDNAYTKFDFQNGRPQKSAILTTSSVDMAKRYYQAIKEMTKDPEWLTKEFAGYPIRTGRTIEDPAFPRIAVTYSIQENEDNSKQIQDEMKEIIKDYNDYYNTAWSIEDIERYNGDINNRLARKKAEFKEFGKQIDLVIVVERLLTGFDAPTIQTLFVDRNLSYANLIQAFSRTNRTYPGKTKGLIVTFRKPSTMEQNVKDATKLYSEAQEESNLVYPTYDESKKRLQKAHKTLKKLVPNPTDINEHSPLETRMEFVKAFQELNNAYEALVTYDDYNDEIEQSKALQEQVKTLEEYIGVYNTIKGSLVDEGGHDGPSPDFSDIEFYGENAIKIYDIDSTYIDRLLGTYSANNQNIRDEIEKALQKLKKLEIVKKIYRAILNSIDTKEIDAEEDIFAVKRRFFTKARNMAIKEFAETWFVEENELHLSAIQYVIGTDPIPNIGGIINSKQFDKYKAEHPDAKPLKYGPEMKRQWRKTLDEVIIPLDDELR; from the coding sequence ATGACAAAGATACCACATCACAATGAAGCTGAAGTAGAACGTCGCCTGATTGAAGTGTTAGGGGAAGGGCGTAATCAATGGAATTATCGTCCAGATTTAAAATCAGAAGAAGACCTATGGAAGAATTTGCGTCAAAAAATTACACAAAATAACTTATCAGAAATTGGAGATCATCCAATTTCTGATAAAGAATTTGATGCTATTAAAACAGAATTATTATCGAAAACAAAGACACCCTTTGACGCGGCTAGATGGCTCAAAGGGGAGAATGGAATTGCTCGTATTACGATTGAACGTGAAGATGTATCGTTAGGTTCGATGTCTTTAGTCCTATATTCCAATCAAGACATTGGCGGCGGAATCTCTACATATGAAGTCGTTCATCAGATTGCAAAGCAAAAGGCAAACGTTGATGATCGTGATCGCCGATTTGACGTGACACTCTTAATCAATGGGTTGCCCATTGTTCAAATTGAATTAAAGCAAGTCAGTGCCAAAGACGGCGTATTCCAAGCATATAAGCAAATTAAGAAATACGCAGAAGAAGGGATGTTTAGAAATAATATCTTTTCTACTCTTCAGGTATTTGTCATTTCCAACGAACAAACGACTCGCTATTTTGCCAATGCGATGCCAAAAGACATGCATAAGAAATTTGTCTTTAGTTGGCGGACAACGGACAATCGAAAAGTAGAAAATCTCTATGAATTTGTGAAGCAGGTCTTAAATATTCCAGATGCACATCGCTTGATTGCCAATTATACAATTGTGAGTGAGGACCAAGACAACAAAACCTTAATGGTATTGCAGCCTTATCAAATTCATGCGATTGAGGCTTTATTTACATCTGCTATGAAACATCAATCTGGATTTGTGTGGCATGCGACCGGGTCAGGAAAAACGTTGACAAGTTTTGTTTCTACGAAGTTATTAGCTCGCAAACCAGGTGTAGATCGTACCATTATGCTCATTGACCGGAAAGACTTGGACAATCAAACGACGACAGAATTCACCAAATTTGCTTCTGAATTTAATACCGGTCTTTCTTCTGGTAATGCCAAGTCCAATAGCTTGATTGTCGGAACCGGAAGTGCGAAAGAGCTGAGTAATACCCTACTATCTGATGCCAATTCGAATACAGTGATTATCACCACTCGTCAAAAACTAGAAACTGCCTTGCGCTATGCCCAAAGGCAAGAGGAACAAAAAGGCACCCAACGTTTTAAGAAACTGTTGGGGCAACATATTGTCTTTGTTGTAGATGAATGCCATCGAGCGTTAAGTGCTGAAGGGATGGAAGTGATTAAGGGATTCTTTCCAAATTCTACGTGGTTTGGTTTTACAGGTACGCCGATATTTAATGAAAATAAAAAACAAGCTAAAGGCCAATTAGCTCGCACCACTCGTGATCAATATGGAGAAGTTTTGCACACTTATACAATTAAGAATGCATTGGATGATGGGGCTGTTTTAGGGTTCCAAGTAGAGCATGAAGATACGATTGAACCCACATCATTAAATAATTATATTTTTAATCAACTTCGTCTAAATGAAAAATACGCCGATTTTAGTAGTGATGAAATTAACGATATGATCGATCAAATGGATGCAATAGAAAAGGAAGCATATCTTGAACCATCTACTTTTGAAAGAGATGAACATATTCAAAAAGTCATTCATAAGATTTTTCGGCCTGATAATGCCTATACCAAATTTGATTTCCAAAACGGTCGCCCGCAAAAGTCGGCCATCTTAACAACAAGCTCCGTTGATATGGCGAAACGCTATTATCAGGCAATCAAGGAAATGACCAAAGATCCAGAATGGTTAACGAAAGAATTTGCTGGATATCCGATCCGAACAGGGCGTACGATTGAAGATCCGGCCTTCCCTCGGATTGCCGTCACCTATTCGATACAAGAAAACGAAGATAATTCCAAACAAATTCAAGACGAAATGAAAGAAATTATTAAGGATTATAACGATTATTATAATACAGCTTGGTCGATAGAAGATATTGAACGATATAATGGTGACATCAACAATCGTTTAGCTCGTAAGAAAGCAGAATTCAAAGAATTTGGGAAACAAATTGATCTTGTCATTGTCGTAGAACGTCTATTGACTGGATTTGATGCACCCACGATTCAAACGTTATTTGTAGATCGAAATTTAAGTTATGCCAATTTGATTCAAGCCTTTTCTCGGACCAATCGTACCTATCCCGGAAAGACAAAAGGATTGATTGTGACATTCCGAAAGCCTTCAACAATGGAGCAAAATGTAAAGGATGCGACGAAGTTATATTCTGAAGCACAAGAGGAATCTAATCTTGTTTATCCAACTTATGATGAATCGAAGAAGCGTTTACAAAAGGCTCACAAGACATTGAAAAAGCTGGTGCCAAATCCAACTGATATTAACGAGCACTCTCCGCTCGAAACGCGGATGGAATTTGTAAAGGCTTTTCAAGAGTTAAATAATGCCTACGAGGCTTTAGTTACATATGATGATTACAACGATGAAATAGAGCAGTCAAAAGCACTTCAAGAACAGGTAAAGACCTTAGAAGAATATATTGGCGTATACAATACGATCAAGGGTTCTTTAGTAGATGAAGGGGGACATGATGGACCGAGTCCAGATTTCTCAGATATTGAATTCTATGGAGAGAATGCGATTAAGATCTATGATATTGACTCAACCTATATTGACCGGCTACTAGGAACGTACTCAGCCAATAATCAGAATATCCGTGACGAGATCGAAAAAGCACTTCAAAAACTAAAAAAGTTAGAAATTGTCAAAAAAATATACCGTGCGATTTTAAACTCTATCGATACCAAAGAAATAGATGCAGAGGAAGATATTTTTGCAGTGAAACGACGCTTCTTCACTAAAGCACGTAACATGGCGATTAAAGAATTTGCGGAAACTTGGTTTGTGGAAGAAAATGAACTGCATTTATCTGCGATACAATATGTGATAGGAACAGACCCAATTCCGAATATTGGGGGGATTATTAATAGCAAGCAATTCGATAAGTACAAAGCCGAACATCCAGATGCCAAACCATTGAAATACGGACCAGAAATGAAACGTCAGTGGAGAAAGACATTAGATGAAGTCATCATACCATTGGATGATGAGTTGAGATAA
- a CDS encoding restriction endonuclease subunit S, whose product MENKRTPDIRFAGFTGDWEEHRLEEVAEFNPKSKLPEQFEYVDLESVLGTNLISHRTEQKETAPSRAQRLAKRGDVFYQTVRPYQKNNYLFDLPYDNYVFSTGYAQMRPYVDSYFLLNRLQDERFVSTVLDRCTGTSYPAINSNDLAQIETSVPVSKEEQAQIGNFFKQLDDTIALHQQELTILKQTKQGFLQKMFPKEGESVPEVRFPGFTGEWEQRKLGDLSEIRRGASPRPIEDPKWFDDESDVGWLRISDVTEQNGLIHHVKQHISEEGQKKTLVLNEPHLILSIAATVGKPVINYIKTGVHDGFIVFINPKFNIDFIFQWLEMFRPKWQKYGQPGSQVNINSELVREQNVFLPSLEEQEKISKFFKRFDETIALHQRELDALKETKKAFLQKMFV is encoded by the coding sequence GTGGAAAATAAACGTACACCAGATATTCGATTTGCAGGATTTACTGGAGATTGGGAAGAGCATAGGTTGGAGGAAGTAGCAGAATTCAATCCAAAATCAAAACTTCCTGAACAATTTGAATATGTTGACTTAGAATCAGTTTTAGGAACAAACTTAATTTCGCATCGTACTGAGCAGAAAGAAACAGCACCTTCAAGAGCCCAAAGATTGGCTAAACGAGGAGATGTATTTTATCAAACGGTTAGACCATATCAAAAGAATAATTATCTTTTTGATTTACCATATGATAATTACGTTTTTTCAACGGGTTATGCACAGATGCGTCCATATGTGGATAGTTATTTTCTATTAAATAGACTACAAGATGAGAGGTTCGTTTCAACCGTTCTTGATAGATGTACAGGTACTAGTTACCCTGCAATTAATTCCAATGATTTAGCTCAGATTGAAACTAGTGTTCCAGTATCAAAAGAAGAGCAGGCCCAAATCGGTAATTTTTTCAAACAACTAGACGACACGATCGCTCTTCATCAGCAAGAACTAACCATCCTCAAACAAACAAAACAAGGATTCTTACAAAAAATGTTCCCAAAAGAAGGGGAGTCGGTGCCGGAAGTTCGCTTTCCAGGATTTACTGGAGAATGGGAACAGCGGAAGTTAGGAGATTTATCTGAGATACGTCGTGGGGCCAGCCCAAGACCCATAGAAGACCCAAAATGGTTTGATGATGAAAGTGATGTAGGATGGTTAAGAATTTCAGATGTAACAGAACAGAATGGTTTGATTCATCATGTTAAACAACATATTTCTGAAGAAGGCCAAAAAAAGACTTTAGTATTGAATGAACCACATTTAATTTTAAGTATAGCAGCAACTGTTGGAAAGCCTGTAATTAACTATATTAAAACAGGTGTTCACGATGGATTTATTGTGTTTATAAATCCTAAATTTAACATAGACTTCATTTTTCAGTGGTTAGAAATGTTTCGTCCAAAATGGCAAAAATATGGTCAGCCGGGTTCACAGGTAAATATCAATTCAGAGTTAGTAAGAGAACAAAATGTTTTTCTTCCTTCTTTAGAAGAACAAGAAAAGATATCTAAATTCTTCAAACGATTTGATGAGACTATCGCTCTCCATCAACGCGAACTAGATGCCTTGAAAGAAACAAAAAAAGCATTCCTGCAAAAGATGTTTGTCTAA
- a CDS encoding aspartyl-phosphate phosphatase Spo0E family protein, whose protein sequence is MSFFLDEVDCLRYKIESVRQQMIQVAAEKKNFTDKTVVELSQELDIYLLEYQKRKNAASRYKVQRYDDKFSLERHGQHLDIHSDRRCDEVEWGGGTAILNMDIR, encoded by the coding sequence ATGTCTTTTTTTCTTGACGAAGTCGATTGCTTGAGATACAAAATCGAGAGCGTACGGCAGCAAATGATACAAGTGGCCGCAGAGAAGAAGAATTTCACCGATAAGACGGTCGTAGAATTGAGCCAAGAGCTGGATATTTACCTTTTGGAATATCAGAAGAGAAAGAATGCCGCAAGTCGATATAAAGTCCAGCGGTATGATGATAAGTTCTCCTTGGAAAGACACGGGCAACATTTGGACATCCATTCAGACAGGCGATGTGATGAAGTGGAATGGGGAGGGGGCACAGCCATTCTGAACATGGATATTCGTTGA
- a CDS encoding type I restriction-modification system subunit M yields the protein MAELNTKLFSAADNLRSKMDASEYKNYLLGLIFYKYLSDKLLEKVVEIADESLEEYNTQEKQTQLYRNLLADKEIKDDLIETLVDTLGYDIEPEYLFNVLTTQAKQNTFQLNDLNKAFIDLSTKYDQFNGLFDDVDLKSKKLGSDDQQRNITITEVLKKLNDIDVMGHNGDVIGDAYEFLIGQFASEAGKKAGEFYTPHEVSDMMARIAAIGQEDKKLFSVYDPTMGSGSLMLNIRNYINHPDSVKYHGQELNTTTYNLAKMNLILHGVGKEDMRLRNGDTLNKDWPTDEPYTFDAVLMNPPYSAKWSADETFLDDSRFNRYGKLAPKSKADFSFLLHGFYHLKDSGTMAIVLPHGVLFRGAAEGVIRKKLLEDGSIYAVIGMPANLFFGTSIPTTVIILKKNRSTRDVLFIDASKEFIKGKNQNKLSKENIDKIVETYKKREDVEKYARVASFDEIKENDFNLNIPRYVDTLEEEAPVDMAAIGSTIQEIRKEKAELESSIYQIISSLQFDEENAEWIKGALEVFNRGK from the coding sequence ATGGCTGAATTAAATACAAAATTATTTAGTGCCGCGGACAACCTGCGAAGCAAAATGGATGCATCAGAATACAAAAACTACTTATTAGGATTGATTTTTTACAAGTACTTATCTGATAAGTTATTAGAAAAAGTAGTTGAAATAGCCGATGAATCCCTAGAAGAATACAACACACAAGAGAAACAAACTCAATTGTATAGAAATTTATTAGCAGATAAAGAGATAAAAGATGACTTAATTGAAACATTAGTGGATACATTGGGCTATGATATTGAACCAGAGTATTTATTCAATGTATTAACCACTCAAGCGAAACAAAACACGTTTCAGTTAAATGACTTGAATAAAGCCTTTATCGATTTGTCTACGAAATATGATCAATTTAATGGATTGTTTGATGATGTGGATTTGAAATCAAAAAAATTGGGATCAGATGATCAACAGCGAAACATTACCATTACAGAAGTACTGAAGAAACTAAATGATATCGATGTGATGGGACATAATGGTGATGTCATTGGGGATGCCTATGAGTTCCTAATTGGTCAATTTGCCTCAGAGGCTGGCAAGAAAGCTGGAGAATTCTATACACCTCATGAAGTATCTGACATGATGGCTCGTATTGCCGCAATCGGTCAAGAAGACAAAAAATTGTTTAGTGTATATGACCCCACCATGGGATCAGGTTCCTTGATGTTGAATATTCGAAACTATATTAACCATCCGGATAGTGTAAAGTATCATGGACAAGAACTAAATACAACGACCTATAATCTGGCAAAGATGAACTTGATCTTGCATGGCGTTGGTAAAGAAGATATGCGTTTACGCAATGGGGATACATTGAACAAAGATTGGCCGACTGATGAGCCTTATACCTTTGATGCGGTCCTTATGAATCCACCCTACTCTGCAAAATGGTCCGCAGATGAAACCTTTTTAGATGATTCTCGTTTCAATCGTTACGGGAAATTAGCGCCAAAATCAAAAGCAGACTTTTCCTTTCTTTTACATGGGTTCTATCATTTAAAAGATTCGGGAACAATGGCTATCGTCTTACCGCATGGGGTACTGTTCCGTGGAGCTGCAGAAGGTGTGATTCGGAAGAAACTATTAGAAGATGGCAGTATATACGCCGTAATTGGCATGCCGGCAAATTTATTCTTTGGGACATCGATTCCAACAACAGTCATCATCTTGAAGAAAAACCGCAGCACTCGTGATGTGTTATTTATTGATGCAAGTAAGGAGTTTATTAAAGGAAAGAACCAAAATAAACTTTCCAAAGAAAATATTGATAAGATTGTCGAAACGTATAAGAAACGAGAAGATGTAGAGAAATATGCCCGTGTCGCTTCCTTTGATGAAATCAAAGAGAATGATTTCAATTTGAACATCCCTCGGTACGTTGATACCTTAGAGGAAGAAGCGCCCGTGGATATGGCTGCAATTGGCTCAACCATCCAAGAAATCCGAAAAGAAAAAGCAGAACTAGAATCTAGCATATATCAGATAATTTCTTCGTTACAATTTGATGAAGAAAACGCAGAATGGATCAAGGGTGCATTAGAGGTGTTTAATCGTGGAAAATAA
- a CDS encoding restriction endonuclease subunit S → MKLEDIVTIKIGRNLSRGSEKNDLTLVAYSFEDLINDLDGSFLDSQASSYTAISSHKEGYLSSAGDVVFSFVSSKAGIVSNLNQGKIINQNFAKLIIEHDQLDSSYLCYALNESYSMKKQMAISMQGSTVPKLTPAILKELEIKLPSIEKQRTIGKAYFFLRKRHALAKKQAELEERLYLEVLKQIDQQ, encoded by the coding sequence ATGAAACTTGAAGATATTGTAACGATTAAAATAGGGAGAAACCTGTCTAGAGGAAGCGAGAAAAATGATCTAACTTTAGTTGCCTATTCATTTGAGGATTTAATAAATGACTTAGATGGCTCATTTCTAGACTCACAAGCTAGTTCTTATACTGCAATTTCAAGTCATAAAGAAGGCTATTTAAGTAGTGCTGGAGATGTTGTGTTCAGCTTTGTTAGTTCGAAAGCCGGAATAGTAAGTAACTTAAATCAAGGAAAGATTATTAACCAAAACTTTGCTAAACTTATTATTGAACATGATCAATTGGATAGCAGCTATTTATGTTATGCATTGAATGAATCCTATTCAATGAAAAAGCAAATGGCAATATCTATGCAAGGAAGTACTGTACCAAAATTAACCCCAGCGATACTAAAAGAGTTGGAAATCAAGTTACCGAGTATTGAGAAACAACGGACAATTGGAAAAGCTTATTTCTTTTTGAGAAAGCGTCACGCTTTGGCAAAGAAACAAGCAGAACTTGAAGAGCGACTTTATTTAGAAGTATTGAAGCAAATAGACCAACAATAG
- a CDS encoding Rpn family recombination-promoting nuclease/putative transposase, with protein MKLLFYLLLEVQSKVDFLMPYRLLLYQVEIWCYLMKDQEKTKGKPKTFRLPPIVPIVLYNGKRRWTVSRQFRQLLANETMFGSELLNFEYVLIDVA; from the coding sequence GTGAAGCTGCTATTTTACTTGTTGTTGGAAGTGCAGTCCAAAGTGGATTTCCTCATGCCATACCGCCTACTGCTTTATCAGGTTGAGATCTGGTGCTATCTTATGAAAGATCAGGAAAAGACGAAGGGCAAGCCAAAAACATTCCGGCTGCCTCCCATTGTGCCGATTGTGCTGTACAATGGGAAGAGACGCTGGACCGTCAGTCGCCAATTTCGCCAGTTGTTAGCAAATGAAACGATGTTCGGTTCGGAACTCCTGAATTTTGAATATGTCCTTATTGATGTTGCCTGA